A window of the Diabrotica undecimpunctata isolate CICGRU chromosome 1, icDiaUnde3, whole genome shotgun sequence genome harbors these coding sequences:
- the LOC140451138 gene encoding uncharacterized protein, producing the protein MDINNVMRSYNIGLKDGCRHKQDAVSVELWIQEMSGTENNPVVFYKPQNSECTAYNLENNNICLILMSPVQAELLKKFGQDLICVDSTHGLNAYDFEMTTVLVIDEFGNGFQVAFLFSNRKDSYINEVYFTEIMKVVGKIQTLCFMSDITSVFYLPWQKIMGTPLKQLHCSMHIDRAWQQNLGKVSDLDKRKWVYKSLKYVQCILDEDEFISDFNKFLNILLSDDETKKMGDYVKIHYGKNVKQWTYCYRKNCPANTNMHLEAMHKIIKHVSLEGKKIKRMDKTLHCLQRFMREKTLERIKNNKKIKSIITAV; encoded by the coding sequence ATGGACATTAATAATGTGATGCGTTCTTATAACATAGGTCTAAAGGATGGGTGCCGTCACAAACAAGATGCAGTCAGTGTCGAATTATGGATTCAAGAAATGTCTGGAACCGAAAATAATCCTGTAGTATTTTATAAACCTCAAAATTCTGAATGTACTGCATACaatttagaaaataataatatttgtttaatattaatgAGTCCAGTTCAAGCAGAGCtgttaaaaaaatttggtcaagATCTTATATGCGTAGATAGTACACATGGCCTCAATGCATATGATTTTGAAATGACTACAGTTCTGGTCATTGATGAATTTGGAAATGGATTTCAAGtagcttttttattttccaaccGAAAGGACTCCTACATTAATGAAGTTTATTTTACAGAAATTATGAAAGTTGTTGGGAAAATACAAACACTCTGTTTTATGTCGGACATTACTTCAGTTTTTTATCTCCCTTGGCAAAAAATTATGGGTACCCCACTTAAACAGTTACATTGTTCAATGCACATCGATCGTGCTTGGCAACAAAATTTGGGGAAAGTGTCAGACTTGGATAAAAGAAAATGGGTTTATAAGTCATTGAAGTATGTTCAATGTATACTGGATGAAGATGAGTTTATTTCTGATTTCAAcaaattcttaaatattttactaTCTGATGACGAAACTAAGAAGATGGGTGATTATGTAAAAATACATTATGGTAAAAATGTGAAACAGTGGACTTATTGTTACCGAAAAAATTGTCCTGCAAATACAAATATGCATTTAGAGGCtatgcataaaataattaaacacGTGTCTTTAGAAGGGAAAAAAATTAAACGTATGGATAAAACATTACATTGTTTACAAAGATTTATGAGAGAGAAGACCCTTGAGagaattaaaaataacaaaaaaataaaaagcatcATCACTGCAGTATGA